ATGTCGCCGCAACCGGCGAGAAGGCCGCCCAGCGCAAGGCAAAGCGCGGCCGGCGCAGCCCGCAGGCGGCGGCAATCACCTCGTCCGTGCCGTTCTAGCACCCCATTCACGTCGATTAACCCGTGCCCGGCCCTTAAGGCCTTACCCCAGTAGGCTCGTTTGCGCCCAGCAATTCAACCTGTCCCAAGAGACGCACGTCGATACGCGGCCCCGTCGTTCCCTCAATCCAGCCCCGGACTCGAATCCGTTTATTCTCCAGGGACTTAAGGGCGATCCCCGCGCCCTCGAAGGTCGGTAACGCGCGCTTTGAAATAGTCACGGCAAAGCCGCGTGTCCAGTTCCGTCCGAAGTTGAGGTAGGTCGTTGCCCCAGCTTGCCGGACCGACAGGACTTTGCCCTCGACCACCATAAAGCGCCCGATCCCGGCCAAAATATCGTCCGAACTTTCCGCGTTTTTTATGGCCGACGGGTCAGCCCAGCTGCCCATTTTTTGGCGCCGCGCCCCGGCCTCCGACGCCATCAGGGCCGCGGCGCAGTCCTTGTCCGTGATCTCGCCGGAGACGATGGCGTCGCCCTGGGCAAGCAACATGGCCTGCACGGAGATGTCGTTTTCGCCGATGAACATGAGTGCGCCCTGCCGGCCGTAGCGGTCGGGCGTGTCGTCATTGCCGCGCAGGACCACGTCGCGTCCGGCGAGCAGCGATGTCAGCGCCTGCTTGGTCTTCGCCGTCGCCTCGATCCCGGAGAGGCGGACCTCGCGTCCGTCGTCAAGACGCACGCTGCGCGCATCGACGATTCCCGTGACGCGGCCCTCGCCCAGCGTATCGAATTGGCACGGCGCGGCGAGCGCCGTGTCACCGCGACGAGAAAAAATGCGACGATGGGATGAAGCAGTCGCGTCACGTGACCCGGAGAGGTTGCGTTACGCGATCATCTTAACTCAAACGTAGCGAACGACGAAGGGGCACTCGTAGGGTGGGCAAAGCGAAGCGTGCCCACGTCTGTGGTTCGTGGCGCCGGCTCGTGGGCACGGCGCGAAGAGTGCGAGCCCACCCTACGGCAGTTCGCGTGATGCTACGTAATGGCCTCACGCATCGCCTTGCTTCGCTCGCAATGACAACGCGGAAACATCTTGCGTCTTCCAGCCATTCCGCTTTGCGGAAAACATGGGCGTCAATCATGCGCGCGCAACGTCCCCGTGCTTGCTGCGCTGTCGCGCATGCGGCATGATCGCGGCAACAGCAAATAACCAAGCCGCCATCAGAGCAACGGCGCGATAACGGGAGGTCATTTTCCATGAAGCATATTTTGTCCGGCATTTTTGCCGCCGCGTTTGCCCTGAGCGCGAGCGCTGCGGCCCAGGCCCAGGACAAGCCGCCGCTGAAGATCGGCGGCATCCTCGACATGTCGAGCCTCTATGCCGACATCACCGGCCCCGGCAGCGAGACCGCGGCCAAGATGGCGGTGGAGGATTTCGGCGGCGAGGTGCTGGGACGCAAGATCCAGGTGCTCGCCGCCGACCATCTCAACAAGGCCGACCTGTCCGCCAACATCGCGCGCGACATGATCGACAATCAGGGCGTCGAGATGATCTACGACGTCGCGGCCTCCGCGACCGCGCTTGCCGCCGGCGAGATCGCGAAAGCGCGCAACAAGATCATCATGTTCAACGGCCCGGGCTCGATCCGTCTCACCAACGAGGCCTGCGGTCCCTACACCATCCATTACGTGTTCGACACGTTCGGCCAGGCCAACGTGACCGGCCTCGCGGCCGTGAAGTCAGGCCTCGACACCTGGTTCTTCCTCACCGCCGACTACGCCTTCGGTCAGGATCTGGAGAAGGACACCAGCGCCGTCGTGACCAAGACCGGCGGCAAGGTGCTCGGCAGCGTGCGCCATCCGCTCAACACGTCGGACTTCTCGTCGTTCCTCCTCCAGGCGCAGTCCTCCAAGGCCAAGGTGATCGGCCTCGCCAATGCCGGTGGCGACACCGTCAACGCGATCAAGCAGGCCGCCGAGTTCGGCATCACCAAGGGCGGTCAGAAGCTGTCGCCGTTGCTCGCTTTCGTCACCGACATCGATTCGATCGGGCTCGAGACCGCACAGGGCCTACTGTTGGCCGAAGCCTTCTACTGGGACATGAACGACGAGACGCGCGCGTTCTCGAAGCGCTTTCAAGAGCGCGTCAAGCGGCCGCCGACCTCGGCACAGGCCGGCGTCTATTCCTCCGTCACGCACTATCTGAAGGCGGTGAAGGCGGCGGGTACGACCGACGCCGCCGCGGTCATGAAGGTGATGAAGGAGACGCCGATCAACGACTTCTTCGCTCATAACGGCAAGATCCGCGAGGACGGCCGCATGGTCCACGACATGTACCTGTTCGAGGTGAAGAAGCCGTCGGAATCCAAGGGCCGCTGGGACGATTACAAGCTACTCGCCACCGTGCCCGGCAGCGAAGCGTTCCAGTCGCTGGAGCAGTCGCGCTGCCCGCTGGTGAAGAAGTGACGGCGTGACGCAAGTCACGCCGTCATCCCGGGGCTCACGAAGCGAGAGCCCGGGATCCATCGGGCGGCAATGACGGTCGAGAAATGGATTCCGGGCTCGCGCTTTGCGCGCCCGGAATGACGAAGTGAGAGAGTGGCGCCACAGAAAAAAGGCAAACACCCATGAACGACATGGTCCTGCAAAAGCTCGAAGGCGGGCTGCTCACCATCACCATGAATCGCCCGGAGCGGAAGAACGCACTCAACCCCGAGATGGTGGCCGGCCTCGTCGAGGCGGCGCGGCGCGCGGCTGACGATCCCGAGGTGCGCGCGGTGCTGTTCAAGGGCGCGGGCGGCTCGTTCTGTGTCGGCGGCGACGTCAAGTCGATGGCGGCCGGCCGCGCGCCGCTGCCGTTCGAGCAGAAGCTTGCGAACCTGCGCCGCGGCATGGAAGTCTCGCGCATCCTGCACCAGATGCCGAAGCCCGTGGTGGCGCAGCTCGACGGCGCCGCGGCCGGCGCCGGCCTGTCGATGGCGTTGTCCTGCGACCTGCGCATCGCCAGCGAGTCCTGCAAGATCACGACCGCCTTCGCAAAAGTTGGCTTCTCCGGCGATTACGGCGGCACCTATTTCCTGACCCAGTTGCTCGGCAGCGCGCGGGCGCGCGAGCTCTATCTGATGTCGCCGGTTCTCACCGCGAAGGAAGCGCACGCGATCGGCATGGTGACGAAGGTCGTGCCCGATGCCGAGATCGATACCGCCGCGCACGAGCTCGCGCTGTCGCTGGCGCAGGGTCCCTCGATCGCGCTCGGCTTCATCAAGCGCAACATCAACAATGCCGAGCATCTGGCGCTGGAAGATTGCTTCGATGGCGAGGCGATCCACCACACCCGCTGCGGCGACACCGAGGACCACAAGGAGGCCGCAAAGGCCTTCGTCGAGAAGCGCAAGCCGACCTT
The genomic region above belongs to Bradyrhizobium arachidis and contains:
- a CDS encoding ABC transporter substrate-binding protein, coding for MKHILSGIFAAAFALSASAAAQAQDKPPLKIGGILDMSSLYADITGPGSETAAKMAVEDFGGEVLGRKIQVLAADHLNKADLSANIARDMIDNQGVEMIYDVAASATALAAGEIAKARNKIIMFNGPGSIRLTNEACGPYTIHYVFDTFGQANVTGLAAVKSGLDTWFFLTADYAFGQDLEKDTSAVVTKTGGKVLGSVRHPLNTSDFSSFLLQAQSSKAKVIGLANAGGDTVNAIKQAAEFGITKGGQKLSPLLAFVTDIDSIGLETAQGLLLAEAFYWDMNDETRAFSKRFQERVKRPPTSAQAGVYSSVTHYLKAVKAAGTTDAAAVMKVMKETPINDFFAHNGKIREDGRMVHDMYLFEVKKPSESKGRWDDYKLLATVPGSEAFQSLEQSRCPLVKK
- a CDS encoding enoyl-CoA hydratase translates to MNDMVLQKLEGGLLTITMNRPERKNALNPEMVAGLVEAARRAADDPEVRAVLFKGAGGSFCVGGDVKSMAAGRAPLPFEQKLANLRRGMEVSRILHQMPKPVVAQLDGAAAGAGLSMALSCDLRIASESCKITTAFAKVGFSGDYGGTYFLTQLLGSARARELYLMSPVLTAKEAHAIGMVTKVVPDAEIDTAAHELALSLAQGPSIALGFIKRNINNAEHLALEDCFDGEAIHHTRCGDTEDHKEAAKAFVEKRKPTFKGA